The sequence GGCGGAACACAAACGGCTCCCTTCCGCCAACCTCCAGATCAGTTCGGTCATAGATAAAGTTTCCGGTGCTTAGGTTTACCGGGTCTTTGGAAAAGGCATGGCAGATGGTTTCCGCTCCTTTAATGTTCGCCATCAGTTTCTCCACTGCCTTCTCTGCATTTTCCGTTACCTTGTTCCATCTTGCCTGTACTTCCTCAAAGGCTTTTTTAAAGGCGGAATAATCGGTGGTAAGCGGAGTATGGATCAAAAACTGCTCCATTTCCTCCAAAAGTGTCTGCAGGTTTTTCGTGACCCCCATAAGCTCCCTGGTCTGGGCAGCATAGTCCGTATCGGCTGCCGGGATCAGCTCACAGGCTCTTACGCGGCAGTTTTCCAGCTTGGTCAGTGCGTCCTCGATTTTCTCTGTTTTTAAGGCACTGCGAAGTTCAGAAACACTGTAAACCGCCCCATAATGACGTACTTCGCCAGGCACTTCTGCAAGTGCCTCATCTGCCTGCTCTGCATAAGTTTTCATGTTTGAAATATGGGTTTTGCACCCGTTTAACAATGTTTTCAGTTCATTGCACAGCGTTGTGATCTCGCTTACCTGGAACACTCGTTTCATTCTATTCCCACCTTTCTTTCATAATGAATAACTTCTCCTTTGTTGATGATTTCTCCATATATTTACTTTTAAAGAGTTGTTTACTTTTCGTGATTTTTCCTTCATTTTACATGATTTTGCCCTAATTTTCAATATTTATAAAAGTTTTTTTGTGCATCATAACCTAGCACTTCTCAATTTGAAAGCATCTAAGTTTTCGGGATAACATTTTTTCTGATAATAAAAAAACTCCTTTGCATTCTGCTATACCAAAGATTGTCTTTCCTTCTATATAGCAAAAACCACAAGAGAGTTTTTAGCCACTTTTTTAGTTTTTTAAATTTTCCAAAAGTTTAATTGCTTCTTGTACCGTTGTAAATGTACGTGATGATTGATATAACCATCGATTCCTTACATCAGAGTCTTCTAACGTAGGTAAACCTTCTATTTGCCCTAATACCCAATCTCCATTTATAGAAGCTTGTTTAAAATGATCTGCTATTTTCCTCGTTGTGTTAGAATCTCCTTTTACATAACCAGGACATTCATTCTGTAACAATCTTAGAACATTCTCTTTTTCCGCAACCGTTTGAATAGATGGAACCACTTTTTTATAGTGTAATAAAAACCAAAATTCAACGCAGCCTGTTGTCATTAACAATCTTACACGTATGTTCGGTTTCTTACGTAACTTTTTTAATGTAGAAACAATTTTCTGAATCCTATCCCAGCTTCCCGTCTGTCCGTCATCGACATCAAAGAAAAACCATATTTCATCTGTCACCTCTGCATTATTCCGATACTTCGCATCTTTTTTAAATTTTTTATCGGCTACTTCAAACAGACCTTTTACTGGTTTTTGAATCACTGCAACATCTTCAAATTTTTCTTTCAAATATTTAGTGTACTCGATTTCGCTTTCGCCTTCGCAAAAGACGTAAATAAGAGGTTTTATCTTTCGTGCCATTATTCAACCTCCATGGTATCTACATCTGGAACCGCACCATATTTTCCTACAAGATATGCTTTTCTGATATTATCATTTGTTCTTACTGGAAGTTCCGTTAAATTGAACAATTCCGAAACACCGTTTCTTTTATTCTTATCAACAAAATATACCTGATCTTTTCTTAATATCTCCATATTCAATAATTCCGTATCATGTGTTGTAAAAATAATCTGTGCATGACCTGGATTGGTTTCTGGACTTTGAAATTTAGAAATGATAAATTCGACTAATAATGGGTGCAATTCCCGATCAATCTCATCTACCATCAATATCCCACCTTTTTGTAACACACGTTCAATTCCTGGGGCAAGTGACATGAGTCTTCTTGTTCCATCAGATTCATCCGAAAGTTCCAATGTAAATAGTTCTTCCTCTCCTGCTTGATTTAATCCACGATGAATGGAGGAGGTTTTCACTTCTCCTATTTTTAAGTTCATTTCAGCAGCTTCTGAAGAATCCTTTAATGCCAGAGTAAATTGTTTTAACGCAGCAACAATTCCCTCCGGAAGATTATTAGGAAGCGAATCATTTGCAGATAATTCTTCATTTCTAATTTCAAAAGACATATCCTCTATCCCAACATCTGCCTGCTTTGCATAAGACACAATTGCTTTTAGCATATTCACATCTTCTGCATGTTCCAATAATTGACTTGGTATATCTGTATAATCTTTTGAAAAATAAATACTTTCCCTAAACCATCTCATAGCATCAATACATGGCTGGTAATTCATCACACATGCAATTGAAAAAAATAATTGATTTGATGCAACTGCTTCTGCTATCATTTCCTTTTTCCTTTTTTCGCCATTTGAAGGGAATGAAAACTCCTGATAATTTCTTGAAAATATTTCTGCTTTTTGTCCTTTTGGTGCCGAATACAAATATTCTTTTACAATTTCTTTTTTTGTGGCTGAAAATCCATAAATGTATTTGACACCATCCTGAATGTATTCATATTCAAATCCTGTTGGACACTGTTCCGAATAATCATTTAATGAAAAAGCACGCACTGGAATTTCTGCTTTTTCATGCTGCGTTTTTTGTGCATTTCTTATAAATTGCACACCCAACCAGAAAGCACGAATTACATTACTTTTTCCACCACCGTTTTTCCCCAAAATAGCTACAGCTGGAAGAACTCCTTTCTTTTTATACGGTAAAAGACAACTTTTATATTCTGCATTTCCTTTTGCTTCCATAGACAAAATGCTTTTGTCCCTAAATGAACGATAATTTTCAAATTCAAATTTAATCAGCATATCATATCCCTCCTTATATGATATAGTATATCCATAATCTGATAGAAATACAAGGAAAATAATTGCTGTTTTTGATTATTTTTATTTAATTTCTTTGTTTTATATCATACCATTTGTTTTTATATATACAAAACAGGATACTGCAACTTCATATCTGTATGCAATATCCTGTTTCTTTCTTATCCTTATGATATTTCTTTGTGCAGGATTAATTTCACTTTCCGATTAACTCCTGCATTGTGGTAATAACCAAATTCCACTTTCCGATTTTCTTCCCGAACTCCCGTATAACTAAACAGTAACTGATCTTTGATATTTCCAAGAATCAGGACTTCCCTGCTTGCCAAGAGCATTTCTATGAACTTGCTTCTTGTCATTTTCTTTACCTTAAATTCTGAAGTTACAAGGACATAAATACCATAACGGACAGCTTCTTCCAAAATATCAATCATACTGTTATCTTCCGCCACATTATCATACAATTCCTGAAGCATGTCTACCATGACATAAATTGGCGGAAGTGTTTTGGCAAAGCTTTCGATGCTTAAAGAAACATCATCCAATTTGGCTTCTTCATACGCTTCTTTTCTTTCAAAAATATCTTCCTCAATCTGCTTTAAGGCATCTGCAACCGTACTCTTATCACTTGCATAAACTACATTCTCTCTTGACTGGTAAGCAGCAAGTTCATGACTCTTATTATCAAAGAGATATACCTTTTCACCCGAAACCATAGAAAGCATATTTTTGATTACATTTGTTTTGCCTGTTTTTGCATTTCCAATTACAAAGGCTGGTGTCTGTTCCATGGAAAGATAGTACATCTGTAAAGTATCCGTATCCAATCCAATTGGTACTTTCCGGTTTGTCTTTTCATATCCTGGGTAGGATGGAAGCATTGACACCGTAAGTTCTTCCGGCATAACTGGAATTTCTTTTGCCTTTTCTTCCGAAGACTTCTGATCCAGTTCAAAAATAAGTGCTTTCAGTTTTTCATTGTATTCTTTTTCTGTTTCAAACACAACGGGAGTATATAGCTGCATCACATGGATGCTGTCTGTTTTTACAAGCGCCCTTCCTTTATGCTCTTCCGGCAGCTTATAGGAACTCCGTCCAACAAAAGAAGAAAGTTCACTTTCATCAAAATTGAAACCACCGATTCTCATTTTGAAATTGTTTCTGGCTGCACTTCTCATAGCCCCATCTCTGGAAGTCGTTACTGCCAAATAAATACCAAGCCCTGCCCCGTCTCTAGATACTTTTTGTATGAAAGATTCAACAGCTTCTCCCAGTTCTTTTACCACTTCATACTGGTCTATGACAATCACAATGGCTTTTAATGGTTCCGCCTGTGTTTCGTTGTAAACCGAAAAGTTCTGTACCATAGCACGTGCCAGTTTCTTCTTTCTCTCTTTGATTTCCTCTAAAATCAATTTTTGGAATTTTCCGATTTTTTCTTCATGGTCTATATTCATATAGTCCGCAACATGGGGAAGCTGTTTTAATGGGATCATTCCACTGTTACCGAGATCCAAAATATAGAAATTCAGATTTTTCACTGCATTCTTTGCAGATAATCCTAAAATAATCTGCGTCAGCAGCATCGTTTTTCCATATCCGCTGGAAGACAGATATAAAAGATGTCCATTTTTTTCAAAGTCAAGGACATATTCCGTCTGTGCCTGTTCTTCAGGGATATCCATCATACCAATCCCTAATTTCAAATCAACCTTCTTGAAACCGGCACTGTCCTGAATTTCCATCAAATATGGAGATGCAATTTGAAATGCCAGAGATGGAAGCCAGGTCTTTTTCACTTTGACACAATGCTCTTCTTCGTAAAGTTGCTGAAGGTGTTCTACTACAACATCCAACTGACTTTTCTTGAGCTGCTGGCTTTCCTTTCTGCCACTGAAATCCTTATTTAAGGCTTCTCCCTGTCCAAGCATATTCAGCAGATATACCCTGTCGTCTTCCTCTTTTTGTTCCTCTTTTGTTCCGTAGGAAGCGCCACTCCATGCGGACTGGAACAATTCATAAATCTCATTATTACCAACCTGTAAGTATCCACGTCCGGCCTGTGTGATGTTTGCAGCATCTGCCGTATGAAGCATTTCTTTACTGTCCGCTGCATTCTGTACTTTTAAGCACAAACGGAATGTTGAGTTACTCCAAATCTGATCATCTACTACTCCTGATGGTTTTTGTGTTGCCAGAATCAAATGCACTCCAAGGCTTCGTCCGATACGTGAAGTGGAATCCAGTTCTGCCATGAATTCCGGCTGTTCTTTCTTTAACTCTGCAAACTCATCACTGATGATAAACAGATGCGGAAGAGGTTCTTCTGCTTTTCCCATACGGAATAATTTCTGATAATCATTAATATGGTTTACACCATACTCTGCAAAAATACGCTGTCTGCGTGCCAGTTCACTTTTAATGGATGCCATCGCCCGCATACTCTCTGCTTTATCCAAGTTTGTAATTGTCCCCAATAAATGCGGAAGATTTGCAAACAGGTTTGCCATTCCTCCACCTTTATAGTCAATCAAAAGAAAACCGACTTCATGAGGATGAAAATTCACAGCAAGAGAAAGTATATACGTCTGAATGGTTTCTGATTTACCGGAACCTGTTGTACCTGCCACAAGACCATGCGGTCCATGTGCCTTTTCATGCAGGTTCAGTTCGGTGAAATCATTCTCCGCTTTTGCACCAATCGGAACTGCCAGGCTTTTATAAGCACTATGAGACTCCCACCGTTTTTCTACTTCCAGTTGAGTCGGCGTATCGACACCATACATTTCAAAAAATGTCAGTTTATCAGGCACCTGAGAAGTAATCCCCTGCTCATGGATCAAAGGACTTAATGCCCTTGCCATTCTTTCTAGAGGAATTCCTTTTGTGTGTTGTACTTCAAACCGAAGGTTCTTCCTTTCCCCTTCCTCTAATAAAAGATGAGCTTCCTCTGAGTTGTCTAAAATACAGATTGTTCTGATGTTTTCAGGGAGATTCGATTTCTGATCGGTAGTATAAATCATACTAAACCCT comes from Coprococcus phoceensis and encodes:
- the essC gene encoding type VII secretion protein EssC, with product MERKNTSIRTYKRKPQIWFGTEADSFSYDFVWHLPIQMCLDGEILNLKREGNIKVFLNNQIVSGNQMIIKNGDQIHIEDFRITFFKEKLEVQSDIEYFETTLLPERQEEEYFEGFPFYKRSPRVVYQRKEEKVEIKAPPRKKEMSKGSLAQLIIPPLCMMALTIAMGVLMKRGPYMYMTAGMTAITLIFSIQRYVSEKRNIKQENKDREVMYDEYLLRKRKEIKKLREEEREAIDYQTPTLSMLQDMVLEYSSRIYERSILDDDFLKVNLGYRKGESQIEVSYEDKELDMTKDELIECAKKIPKEFKKVEQIPVEIDLKKAHLGLVGSKRNIHDQLKYMLAQLTFFQSYRELQIVFIHSGAYTEDFQYMRWYPHLRLEFINVIGEIYSEQIRDQILGSIQQILKERKLKQEEEKKAHIFLPYLLFIIDEPKLILNHAIMEYLQSREMELGFSMIYTTDQKSNLPENIRTICILDNSEEAHLLLEEGERKNLRFEVQHTKGIPLERMARALSPLIHEQGITSQVPDKLTFFEMYGVDTPTQLEVEKRWESHSAYKSLAVPIGAKAENDFTELNLHEKAHGPHGLVAGTTGSGKSETIQTYILSLAVNFHPHEVGFLLIDYKGGGMANLFANLPHLLGTITNLDKAESMRAMASIKSELARRQRIFAEYGVNHINDYQKLFRMGKAEEPLPHLFIISDEFAELKKEQPEFMAELDSTSRIGRSLGVHLILATQKPSGVVDDQIWSNSTFRLCLKVQNAADSKEMLHTADAANITQAGRGYLQVGNNEIYELFQSAWSGASYGTKEEQKEEDDRVYLLNMLGQGEALNKDFSGRKESQQLKKSQLDVVVEHLQQLYEEEHCVKVKKTWLPSLAFQIASPYLMEIQDSAGFKKVDLKLGIGMMDIPEEQAQTEYVLDFEKNGHLLYLSSSGYGKTMLLTQIILGLSAKNAVKNLNFYILDLGNSGMIPLKQLPHVADYMNIDHEEKIGKFQKLILEEIKERKKKLARAMVQNFSVYNETQAEPLKAIVIVIDQYEVVKELGEAVESFIQKVSRDGAGLGIYLAVTTSRDGAMRSAARNNFKMRIGGFNFDESELSSFVGRSSYKLPEEHKGRALVKTDSIHVMQLYTPVVFETEKEYNEKLKALIFELDQKSSEEKAKEIPVMPEELTVSMLPSYPGYEKTNRKVPIGLDTDTLQMYYLSMEQTPAFVIGNAKTGKTNVIKNMLSMVSGEKVYLFDNKSHELAAYQSRENVVYASDKSTVADALKQIEEDIFERKEAYEEAKLDDVSLSIESFAKTLPPIYVMVDMLQELYDNVAEDNSMIDILEEAVRYGIYVLVTSEFKVKKMTRSKFIEMLLASREVLILGNIKDQLLFSYTGVREENRKVEFGYYHNAGVNRKVKLILHKEIS
- a CDS encoding AAA family ATPase gives rise to the protein MLIKFEFENYRSFRDKSILSMEAKGNAEYKSCLLPYKKKGVLPAVAILGKNGGGKSNVIRAFWLGVQFIRNAQKTQHEKAEIPVRAFSLNDYSEQCPTGFEYEYIQDGVKYIYGFSATKKEIVKEYLYSAPKGQKAEIFSRNYQEFSFPSNGEKRKKEMIAEAVASNQLFFSIACVMNYQPCIDAMRWFRESIYFSKDYTDIPSQLLEHAEDVNMLKAIVSYAKQADVGIEDMSFEIRNEELSANDSLPNNLPEGIVAALKQFTLALKDSSEAAEMNLKIGEVKTSSIHRGLNQAGEEELFTLELSDESDGTRRLMSLAPGIERVLQKGGILMVDEIDRELHPLLVEFIISKFQSPETNPGHAQIIFTTHDTELLNMEILRKDQVYFVDKNKRNGVSELFNLTELPVRTNDNIRKAYLVGKYGAVPDVDTMEVE
- a CDS encoding RloB domain-containing protein, which gives rise to MARKIKPLIYVFCEGESEIEYTKYLKEKFEDVAVIQKPVKGLFEVADKKFKKDAKYRNNAEVTDEIWFFFDVDDGQTGSWDRIQKIVSTLKKLRKKPNIRVRLLMTTGCVEFWFLLHYKKVVPSIQTVAEKENVLRLLQNECPGYVKGDSNTTRKIADHFKQASINGDWVLGQIEGLPTLEDSDVRNRWLYQSSRTFTTVQEAIKLLENLKN